The window AGAACCTATGACATTATCATCAGTCCCTGTATCATCAAGTTCATGCATAAAATCAACCAACTCGTCAAGATTACATGGGCTTTCTCCAAGAGAAATTTCAATCTTCCTTTTTACAGCAGGTCTTTCCTCCCCACCGGAAGAGATTGTTGCATTTGGACTAGGTTCCTCTGAGTTCCTATCAACCAAAATGTCAGTACCCTCCTTCCTTGCATTTAAACGTGTGCCTGATACTGTCACGCTTATAAGTGGCCGGGGATTGGAAGAGGAACTTGCAGCAACATCATTTGGATTATTTTTCCGCTTCTAAAAAAATAGCATAAATAATATCAGTTAGTAAATAGTGGTGTTGGCGCATAATAGTAAAAAAAAGGTATACGTAT of the Triticum aestivum cultivar Chinese Spring unplaced genomic scaffold, IWGSC CS RefSeq v2.1 scaffold289302, whole genome shotgun sequence genome contains:
- the LOC123177438 gene encoding uncharacterized protein; the encoded protein is MPTVNHWRDILRGYHLDNNAPPPWLQQKRKNNPNDVAASSSSNPRPLISVTVSGTRLNARKEGTDILVDRNSEEPSPNATISSGGEERPAVKRKIEISLGESPCNLDELVDFMHELDDTGTDDN